One Alicyclobacillus acidoterrestris DNA window includes the following coding sequences:
- a CDS encoding spore germination protein — MTIFQRWVRNSGFTNQVKGRNKPNVPPFEEAPDYEGNLNRALAYFSNTVGLSDDYMVRVTQVNGRSAVCLFVNTICDSTVIEKTLNALHVHRFPRKEPKNLPQYLIERVFIGSDAVFMENLYEIREALTEGSLVFLIDGASSAIVIGATYVEHRAPQEPYIETSSRGSQVSFVENVDVNVGLLRRNLTTDSLVVKHVKVGYRTRRKVAIAFVRDVANPTLVETVVKRIDAIHIGAVDDAAAVEQRISDHPWSLFPMTRTTQRIDNAVREVNQGKVCIMVDGDPTVLLAPATLQDFFQTQEDFQHPWWEATAVRWLRIISFFFAVYLPALYVAFVDFNPELLPKVMALQIAESREHVPFPAVLEVFIMMLVVEILREATLRMPRQMGQTIGIVGGLVVGQAAVEAGIVSNVLIIVISLTSISVFVSPSYEFAICLRLGSWAMVIAATIVGFYGVVLLTIWIWYEVANLKSFGVSYLDPFGGEYVRDTFVDGIIRLPITVLDKRASHLRPIDEVGGVDTKLPLTHPQLDKSRRTSRYSRGRKS; from the coding sequence ATGACGATTTTTCAGCGTTGGGTACGAAATTCCGGGTTTACGAATCAGGTCAAAGGACGTAACAAACCGAATGTTCCTCCTTTTGAGGAGGCACCGGATTATGAGGGGAACCTCAATCGAGCACTCGCGTATTTCTCCAATACAGTCGGATTGAGCGACGATTATATGGTGCGTGTCACACAAGTGAACGGGCGTTCCGCGGTCTGTCTATTTGTAAATACCATATGTGACAGTACGGTGATTGAAAAAACGCTCAACGCTTTACATGTGCACCGATTTCCGCGCAAAGAGCCAAAGAATTTGCCTCAATATCTGATTGAGCGCGTCTTTATCGGATCGGATGCCGTATTCATGGAGAATTTATACGAGATTCGTGAAGCACTGACGGAAGGGTCTTTGGTTTTTCTAATCGATGGTGCCTCCTCTGCCATTGTGATTGGCGCGACGTATGTTGAACACCGCGCTCCACAAGAACCATACATTGAAACGTCCTCCAGGGGCTCGCAGGTAAGTTTCGTCGAAAACGTCGATGTCAATGTCGGATTGCTGCGCCGAAATCTCACCACCGATTCACTAGTCGTCAAACATGTGAAAGTCGGCTATCGCACTCGCCGGAAAGTAGCCATTGCATTCGTCCGCGACGTCGCCAACCCAACTTTGGTGGAGACCGTCGTCAAGCGAATTGATGCCATTCATATTGGTGCTGTGGATGACGCGGCGGCTGTTGAACAACGAATTTCTGACCACCCGTGGTCGTTGTTCCCGATGACGCGGACGACGCAGCGGATTGATAATGCAGTGCGCGAAGTGAACCAAGGAAAAGTTTGTATCATGGTCGACGGCGACCCAACTGTACTTCTGGCGCCGGCGACATTACAGGATTTTTTCCAAACCCAGGAGGATTTCCAGCACCCTTGGTGGGAAGCGACGGCCGTTCGCTGGCTGCGTATCATCAGTTTCTTTTTTGCGGTTTACTTGCCCGCTTTGTATGTCGCGTTTGTCGATTTTAATCCAGAACTCTTGCCAAAGGTGATGGCGCTTCAAATTGCAGAGTCTCGCGAGCATGTGCCGTTTCCAGCCGTGCTCGAGGTGTTCATCATGATGTTGGTGGTCGAGATTCTCCGCGAAGCGACGCTGCGAATGCCGCGCCAAATGGGACAGACCATCGGTATTGTCGGCGGTCTCGTCGTCGGTCAAGCCGCAGTCGAGGCGGGTATTGTCAGTAACGTCCTCATTATCGTCATCTCGTTGACATCGATTAGCGTCTTTGTATCGCCGAGTTACGAGTTTGCCATCTGTCTGCGTTTGGGATCTTGGGCCATGGTGATTGCTGCGACCATTGTCGGTTTTTATGGGGTGGTCTTGTTGACGATATGGATTTGGTACGAGGTCGCGAATCTCAAATCGTTCGGTGTCTCTTATTTAGATCCGTTTGGCGGCGAGTATGTTCGCGATACGTTCGTCGATGGAATCATCCGTTTGCCGATTACGGTTCTCGATAAGCGCGCAAGTCATTTACGTCCCATCGATGAAGTCGGCGGCGTTGATACCAAACTCCCCTTAACGCATCCACAACTTGATAAATCGCGGCGAACGAGTCGATATAGTCGGGGGCGAAAGTCGTGA
- the lpdA gene encoding dihydrolipoyl dehydrogenase — protein MVVGEMLEEVEVLVIGAGPGGYVAAIRAAQLGKSVTIVDKAELGGVCLNRGCIPSKALISAAHQYEAARESAFPGIESTAKLDYKKVQEWKQSVVNKMTGGVQSLMKGNKITVIDGEAFFTKPDEVRIMHENGGQRIKFQHCILATGSRPIELKSLPFGKRVLSSTEALALDEIPERLIVVGGGYIGAELGQTFAKFGSKVTIIEGLDSILAAFDKQMVRLVEKNLKKYDVQIETKAMAKSVEETENSIKLTYTNQAGEDKTIEADYILVTVGRRPNTDELGLQDAGIELGEKGLIKVDAQCRTTNPNVYAIGDIVPGAALAHKASYEGKVAAEAIAGMPSVVDYRCIPAVVFSDPEMATVGLSEDEAKKEYNSVSVGRFPYAANGRATALNATDGFIKLIADKETGVLVGAQVVGYEASNLIAELGLAIEMSATLEDIALTIHAHPTLGEMVMEAAEVGLGSPIHIVTR, from the coding sequence ATGGTCGTAGGCGAGATGTTGGAAGAGGTTGAGGTTCTAGTCATTGGTGCGGGCCCTGGCGGATATGTTGCAGCAATCCGCGCTGCGCAACTCGGCAAGTCAGTCACCATCGTCGACAAGGCTGAACTCGGCGGCGTCTGCTTGAATCGCGGCTGTATTCCGTCGAAGGCGTTGATTTCGGCGGCACACCAATACGAAGCAGCACGCGAATCGGCGTTCCCAGGCATCGAGTCCACTGCAAAACTGGACTATAAAAAAGTGCAGGAGTGGAAACAGTCTGTCGTCAACAAGATGACGGGCGGTGTGCAATCCCTGATGAAGGGCAACAAAATCACCGTGATCGACGGTGAGGCCTTTTTCACCAAACCGGATGAAGTGCGCATCATGCACGAAAACGGCGGGCAACGTATCAAGTTCCAACACTGCATCCTGGCGACTGGCTCCCGCCCCATTGAGCTCAAGTCCTTGCCATTCGGCAAACGCGTCCTGTCTTCGACAGAAGCGCTCGCACTCGATGAAATTCCGGAGCGCCTGATTGTCGTCGGCGGCGGCTACATCGGTGCCGAGTTGGGCCAGACGTTCGCGAAATTCGGTTCGAAAGTCACCATCATTGAAGGTTTGGACAGCATCCTAGCCGCCTTTGACAAACAGATGGTGCGCTTGGTCGAGAAAAACCTGAAGAAATACGACGTCCAAATCGAAACCAAGGCCATGGCCAAGTCGGTCGAAGAGACGGAAAACAGCATCAAATTGACCTACACGAACCAGGCTGGCGAAGATAAGACGATTGAGGCGGACTATATTCTCGTCACCGTAGGACGTCGTCCGAACACGGATGAATTGGGTCTGCAGGACGCCGGTATCGAGCTCGGCGAAAAAGGCCTCATCAAGGTGGATGCGCAATGCCGCACGACGAACCCGAACGTCTACGCTATCGGCGATATCGTTCCTGGCGCCGCATTGGCACACAAGGCTTCCTATGAAGGCAAAGTCGCCGCTGAAGCTATCGCCGGAATGCCAAGCGTCGTCGATTATCGTTGCATTCCAGCTGTCGTCTTCTCAGATCCGGAGATGGCCACAGTCGGTCTGTCCGAGGACGAGGCGAAAAAGGAATACAACAGCGTTTCTGTCGGCCGTTTCCCATACGCCGCAAACGGTCGTGCCACCGCGTTGAACGCAACCGATGGCTTTATCAAGTTGATTGCAGACAAGGAAACCGGCGTTCTCGTCGGCGCTCAAGTGGTCGGCTATGAGGCATCAAACTTGATTGCCGAGCTCGGTTTGGCCATTGAAATGAGCGCAACCTTGGAAGACATCGCGCTAACCATCCACGCCCACCCGACACTCGGGGAAATGGTCATGGAAGCCGCTGAAGTCGGTCTCGGTTCGCCTATCCACATCGTCACACGCTAA
- a CDS encoding dihydrolipoamide acetyltransferase family protein has translation MALFELPLPELGEGLHEGRISKWLVKPGDKIEEDDAIAEVENDKSLVELPSPVSGTVKELKVSEGTTSVVGDILMIIEVEGDVPAAAQAQADAAKAEHDASNAPAPAAQAQQPAQAAPASAAASASVKSSAHDVLATPGVRKYAREQGIDITNVTGTGNHGKVTKEDIDKFVAGGDQTVAAAATDTVETAAPTRVTQISGEEVEERVPLPMIRQAIAKAMVKSAYTAPHVTLIDEVDVTELVKLRKEIKPLAAERGTKITYLPFIVKAMIAALRQSPQLNSTLDEEKQELVLKHYYHIGIATDTDRGLLVPVVRHADKKNMWAIADEINDLATRGRAGKLAPNEMRGSTISITNIGSAGGLYFTPIINYPEVAILGVGRITEKPVIRDGEFAVGQMMSLSLSFDHRVIDGALGQRFMNDIKRLLENPRLLLLEV, from the coding sequence ATGGCATTGTTTGAATTGCCACTCCCAGAACTGGGCGAAGGCCTGCACGAAGGCCGCATTAGCAAGTGGCTGGTCAAACCTGGCGACAAAATCGAAGAAGACGACGCAATCGCCGAAGTTGAAAACGACAAATCGCTGGTGGAATTACCCTCTCCTGTGAGTGGAACCGTGAAGGAACTCAAAGTCTCTGAAGGGACTACTTCCGTCGTCGGTGACATCTTGATGATTATCGAGGTAGAAGGCGACGTGCCAGCGGCTGCACAAGCGCAAGCAGACGCAGCCAAAGCTGAACACGACGCAAGCAATGCTCCCGCTCCGGCGGCACAAGCGCAACAACCTGCACAAGCCGCACCGGCGTCGGCTGCGGCAAGTGCGAGTGTCAAGAGTTCCGCACACGACGTGTTGGCCACACCTGGCGTGCGCAAATACGCGCGTGAACAAGGCATCGATATCACGAACGTGACGGGCACGGGCAACCACGGCAAGGTAACCAAGGAAGACATCGACAAGTTCGTGGCTGGCGGCGACCAAACCGTTGCAGCAGCAGCCACCGACACGGTGGAGACAGCAGCCCCGACTCGCGTAACGCAAATCAGCGGCGAGGAAGTCGAAGAACGCGTGCCATTGCCGATGATTCGCCAAGCCATTGCCAAGGCGATGGTAAAGAGCGCGTACACTGCGCCGCACGTCACGCTGATCGACGAAGTTGACGTGACCGAACTCGTCAAATTGCGCAAGGAAATCAAACCGCTGGCTGCGGAACGCGGTACGAAAATCACCTACTTGCCGTTTATCGTCAAGGCGATGATTGCGGCACTGCGACAAAGTCCACAACTCAACTCGACGCTTGACGAGGAGAAACAGGAACTCGTCCTCAAACACTACTACCACATCGGCATCGCGACGGACACCGATAGGGGTCTGCTCGTACCAGTGGTTCGTCACGCCGACAAGAAGAACATGTGGGCTATCGCCGATGAAATCAACGATTTGGCTACGCGCGGCCGCGCTGGCAAACTGGCGCCGAACGAAATGCGCGGAAGCACTATCTCCATCACCAATATCGGATCCGCTGGCGGTTTGTATTTCACGCCAATCATCAACTACCCAGAGGTCGCCATCCTCGGTGTTGGCCGGATTACGGAAAAGCCAGTCATCCGCGACGGCGAATTCGCAGTTGGCCAGATGATGTCCCTGTCGCTCAGCTTTGACCATCGCGTCATTGACGGCGCTTTGGGCCAACGCTTTATGAATGATATCAAGCGGCTGTTGGAAAACCCACGGCTCTTACTCTTGGAGGTGTAA
- a CDS encoding alpha/beta hydrolase, with product MTNTPQRKIESHTIYSRHLNEERAIKVFVPHSYDKSKPLPIVYCHDGLEFFTHGRVATIANELMTNGEIPPFLIAGIAVNLEQRHSEYAMDGARHTAYQQFVVDECMPMLDSLYAVDDNARLMAGISLGAVASLSFMLAYPQYFHTLILFSGAYFPPVQARLRDEPDLSRLAAYLFIGDEERQAKTPSGVYNFYEYNEQMRDILLDRGAEVEFHVGPGNHIWGVWQKQLPDALRWLGRHLEA from the coding sequence ATGACCAATACGCCGCAGCGAAAAATTGAATCTCACACGATATACAGTCGCCATTTAAATGAAGAGCGAGCCATCAAAGTGTTTGTACCGCACTCGTATGACAAATCAAAGCCATTGCCCATTGTCTACTGTCACGATGGGCTGGAGTTTTTTACACATGGTCGAGTTGCCACGATTGCCAACGAGCTGATGACGAACGGCGAGATTCCTCCATTTCTGATTGCCGGCATTGCGGTGAACCTGGAACAGCGCCACAGCGAATACGCGATGGACGGCGCGCGCCATACGGCATACCAGCAATTTGTGGTCGATGAGTGCATGCCGATGTTGGATAGTCTCTACGCTGTAGACGACAACGCACGGTTGATGGCGGGTATTTCACTCGGTGCCGTAGCGTCCCTCAGTTTTATGCTGGCGTATCCGCAGTACTTTCATACCTTAATTCTGTTTTCTGGCGCCTACTTTCCGCCAGTGCAGGCGCGCCTTCGCGACGAGCCGGATTTAAGCCGCCTGGCGGCGTATCTGTTTATCGGTGACGAGGAACGTCAGGCGAAGACACCTTCTGGCGTGTACAATTTTTACGAGTACAACGAGCAGATGCGCGATATTCTGCTCGATCGCGGCGCAGAGGTGGAATTCCACGTCGGCCCCGGCAACCACATCTGGGGCGTTTGGCAGAAGCAGTTGCCAGACGCGTTGCGCTGGTTGGGCAGGCATCTCGAAGCCTGA
- a CDS encoding alpha-ketoacid dehydrogenase subunit beta produces MAQMTMIQAITHALDLELARDEKVLVFGEDVGNNGGVFRATEGLQKKYGEERVFDTPLAESGIIGLANGLAIQGFRPVPEIQFFGFVFEAFDQIASQIARLRYRSGGRYYAPVTIRSPFGGGVRTPELHSDSLEGLFLQTPGVKVVIPSTPYDAKGLLLSAIRDNDPVIFLEHMRLYRSFRQEVPEEEYTIPLGQANVVREGKDVTIVTYGAMVGVSQKAADAWAKDKGLEAEVIDLRTISPIDIDTITESVKKTGRAIVVQEAQRSAGVGAEVIAQINEHAIYHLEAPVLRVTPPDTVYPFGMIEDEWLPTQHSVVAALNKVMSL; encoded by the coding sequence ATGGCACAAATGACGATGATTCAAGCCATTACGCATGCACTCGACCTCGAGTTGGCACGCGATGAAAAAGTCCTTGTATTCGGTGAGGACGTAGGAAACAACGGCGGTGTGTTCCGCGCGACAGAAGGTCTTCAAAAGAAGTACGGCGAAGAGCGCGTCTTTGACACGCCATTAGCCGAAAGCGGCATTATCGGCCTGGCCAACGGCTTAGCCATCCAGGGCTTTCGACCTGTGCCGGAAATTCAGTTCTTCGGATTCGTATTTGAAGCTTTTGACCAAATCGCGAGCCAAATCGCCCGCCTGCGGTATCGTTCCGGCGGTCGCTACTACGCACCGGTAACCATCCGTTCCCCATTTGGCGGCGGTGTTCGCACACCGGAGTTGCACTCGGACAGCCTTGAAGGTCTATTCCTTCAGACACCCGGCGTCAAAGTCGTCATTCCGAGTACGCCGTACGACGCCAAGGGGCTTCTGTTGTCTGCCATTCGCGACAACGACCCAGTCATTTTCCTCGAGCACATGCGTCTCTACCGCTCCTTCCGCCAAGAAGTGCCGGAAGAGGAATACACCATTCCACTCGGTCAGGCGAACGTCGTGCGCGAAGGAAAGGACGTCACCATTGTCACCTACGGCGCGATGGTCGGCGTTTCGCAAAAGGCCGCTGACGCATGGGCCAAAGATAAAGGCCTCGAGGCGGAAGTGATTGACCTTCGGACCATCAGCCCAATTGACATCGACACGATTACGGAGTCGGTGAAAAAGACCGGCCGCGCGATCGTCGTTCAAGAGGCACAGCGCAGTGCCGGTGTGGGCGCAGAAGTCATCGCGCAAATCAACGAGCATGCCATTTATCATCTGGAAGCACCTGTCTTGCGCGTCACGCCGCCAGACACTGTGTATCCGTTCGGCATGATTGAAGACGAATGGCTGCCTACCCAACACTCCGTCGTTGCTGCTTTGAACAAAGTCATGAGTCTTTAA
- a CDS encoding GNAT family N-acetyltransferase, producing MRIRDAVIDDLPGLLDIYNHAIRTSAATFDLTEQTLAERREWFTHYGNQYPLTVADMDGHVAGYCSLSRHREKAAYAKTVESSIYIHPDYQGRGIGKALMVDMLARAKALGHHVIIAGITDGNAASRKLHERLGFTYVGCFKEVGFKFEQWQDVHYYQYIVE from the coding sequence ATGCGCATACGCGACGCAGTGATCGACGACCTTCCAGGTCTTCTCGATATCTACAACCACGCCATCAGAACGTCCGCCGCCACGTTCGATCTCACCGAACAGACGCTAGCCGAACGCCGCGAGTGGTTCACCCACTATGGGAACCAGTACCCGCTCACGGTGGCCGACATGGACGGCCATGTCGCAGGCTACTGTTCCCTCTCCCGCCATCGCGAGAAAGCAGCTTACGCGAAGACGGTGGAGTCGTCCATCTACATTCACCCGGACTACCAGGGACGTGGCATTGGCAAAGCGTTGATGGTGGATATGCTGGCCCGGGCAAAAGCACTTGGCCATCACGTCATTATCGCAGGCATCACCGACGGCAACGCCGCGAGCCGCAAACTACACGAACGGCTGGGGTTTACATACGTAGGCTGTTTCAAAGAAGTTGGCTTCAAGTTCGAACAGTGGCAAGACGTTCATTATTATCAATACATTGTTGAGTGA
- a CDS encoding recombinase family protein — protein MSRVSQSISRAICYIRKSREDEEAERRGEDTLLKQRELMTRDVLSRYEFDYEIREEVASGDSIRERPVFRAILPELGTKYQAIVCKDLSRLGRGSYTDMGVVYDIIRDKRIYIITKDAVYDPRNFSDLRMIRFSLFFNREEYEMTLWRLTEGKYDGAQRGKWVAGSVPYGFRYHARLQILVPYEPEARIVQWIFRWYGEEGLGYSAIATRLRQLGIRSPRGKEIWRPEVIHRMLANPAYCGTLVFRRTQRNKHDGKVVVRPRDEHIVVEHAFEAIVETSLWSLVQKRLKSTARTPKVKADFTPSELAGLVTCGGCGRKMVRQSSVQRYRKRDGTISKYTKEFMYCPVCGYAVKYRDCEKQLLTALHHVAKIDPTRFAQCLESSTQNLKVPVGLTTKDIQKQCQARAAALNARLERARDLLLDGTLTKQDYQEIREKCQTELAEIAKWTTDFMDSALPCAPPTLPISKAQIRSLVDGYQQLSDTAAKNRFLRGLLIDVRLELVHKGRHRSDPTRFDLQVTLHPNVTRA, from the coding sequence ATGTCACGTGTATCGCAATCCATTTCTCGAGCCATTTGCTACATCCGAAAATCCCGTGAAGACGAGGAGGCGGAACGGCGCGGCGAAGATACGCTCTTAAAGCAACGCGAGTTGATGACTCGGGACGTGCTCAGTCGCTATGAATTCGACTACGAGATAAGAGAGGAAGTGGCCTCTGGCGACAGTATCCGCGAACGCCCAGTATTCCGGGCAATCCTACCGGAACTTGGCACAAAATATCAGGCCATCGTCTGTAAAGATTTATCCCGATTGGGCAGAGGCAGTTACACCGATATGGGCGTCGTTTACGACATCATCCGGGATAAGCGGATTTATATCATCACCAAGGATGCCGTTTACGATCCGCGCAATTTCAGCGACTTGCGAATGATTCGCTTTTCGCTGTTTTTTAACCGCGAAGAATACGAAATGACCCTCTGGCGATTGACGGAGGGGAAATACGATGGCGCGCAACGTGGAAAGTGGGTCGCAGGCAGTGTCCCCTACGGATTTCGATATCACGCGCGCCTCCAAATCCTCGTGCCCTACGAACCAGAAGCGCGAATTGTACAGTGGATTTTTCGTTGGTATGGAGAGGAAGGCCTTGGCTATTCCGCGATTGCCACACGCCTGCGCCAATTAGGCATCCGTTCCCCCCGAGGAAAAGAGATCTGGCGACCGGAAGTGATACACAGGATGTTGGCCAACCCCGCATACTGCGGAACCCTGGTCTTTCGCCGAACGCAGCGCAATAAACACGATGGAAAGGTCGTCGTGCGCCCGCGCGACGAGCACATCGTTGTCGAGCATGCATTCGAGGCTATCGTCGAGACATCGCTGTGGTCCCTTGTGCAAAAAAGATTGAAATCCACCGCGCGTACACCAAAAGTCAAAGCCGATTTCACCCCGAGTGAACTGGCGGGGCTTGTGACGTGTGGCGGCTGTGGGCGCAAAATGGTTCGACAATCCAGCGTTCAACGTTACCGCAAACGGGATGGGACAATCTCGAAATACACGAAGGAGTTCATGTATTGTCCGGTTTGCGGCTACGCAGTAAAATACCGGGACTGCGAAAAGCAGTTGCTGACCGCACTCCATCACGTCGCAAAAATCGACCCAACTCGCTTCGCACAGTGTTTAGAGTCTTCCACGCAGAACCTAAAGGTACCCGTTGGCCTGACGACAAAGGACATCCAAAAGCAGTGCCAAGCGCGAGCAGCGGCGCTCAACGCCCGCCTCGAGCGCGCGAGAGACTTGCTTCTCGACGGCACGTTGACCAAACAAGACTATCAGGAGATAAGAGAGAAGTGTCAGACAGAGCTCGCTGAAATAGCCAAATGGACGACTGATTTCATGGACAGCGCCTTGCCTTGTGCGCCCCCCACGCTCCCTATCTCCAAAGCACAAATTCGCTCATTGGTGGATGGCTATCAGCAACTCTCCGATACCGCAGCCAAAAATCGATTTTTGCGAGGGCTTTTGATAGACGTCCGATTGGAGCTTGTCCACAAAGGGCGGCACCGCAGTGATCCGACTCGATTTGATTTACAAGTCACCCTGCATCCGAACGTGACGCGGGCATAA
- a CDS encoding multidrug effflux MFS transporter codes for MNVKTASGRQLATARRGCTAVILGSLTALAPLSIDMYLPSLPVIANHLHASQSVAQLSITLCLIGLALGQLLAGPMSDARGRRGPLLAGLAVYIIASVVCAVTPNVWVLIVVRFVQGFAGAAGIVIARAMVRDLYAGPELTRFFSLLMLVNGVAPILAPVLGGQLLRVISWRGVFVVLAILGVAMFVTVAFALGETLPPENRRTGGVQSTISAFGQLVRERTFMGYALSQGLVNAAMFGYISGSPFVLQDLFGLSPQVFSICFAINGIGIILFSRAAGLLAGKVRDVLLFRIGIGIACCGGVALLLSIVLQLGLPGVLPTLFLVVSSVGVVGTIGSSLAMQQHAKNAGSAAALIGVAQLLLGAVASPLVGFGNHPTALPMGIVIAICDVGSVLTYVLLVLSGKRAVRRIGAMDGEG; via the coding sequence ATGAATGTGAAAACTGCGTCGGGCCGTCAGTTGGCCACCGCGCGCCGGGGGTGCACGGCCGTCATTCTCGGTTCCCTGACGGCCCTCGCGCCACTGTCGATTGATATGTACCTTCCGTCACTGCCGGTGATTGCGAATCACTTACACGCATCACAGTCAGTGGCGCAGTTGAGTATTACCTTGTGTTTGATTGGGCTCGCACTCGGCCAGCTGTTGGCGGGCCCCATGAGTGACGCTAGAGGACGCCGTGGGCCCTTGCTCGCAGGGCTTGCGGTTTATATCATCGCGTCTGTGGTTTGCGCTGTGACGCCAAACGTCTGGGTCTTGATTGTCGTTCGCTTTGTACAAGGATTTGCTGGGGCCGCCGGTATCGTCATCGCACGGGCGATGGTGCGCGACCTGTACGCTGGACCGGAATTGACTCGCTTTTTTTCGCTGCTGATGCTCGTCAATGGTGTCGCACCCATTCTTGCGCCAGTGCTCGGTGGTCAGCTGTTGCGCGTGATATCGTGGCGCGGCGTGTTTGTCGTGCTCGCTATCCTCGGCGTGGCGATGTTCGTGACGGTAGCCTTCGCACTGGGCGAGACATTGCCTCCTGAGAACCGGCGAACGGGTGGCGTACAAAGTACCATATCCGCGTTTGGACAACTCGTCCGCGAACGGACGTTCATGGGGTACGCGTTGTCGCAAGGACTCGTGAATGCGGCGATGTTTGGGTATATATCCGGATCACCATTTGTGCTACAAGACTTGTTCGGCCTGTCGCCACAAGTATTCAGCATCTGTTTTGCCATCAACGGTATCGGCATCATTCTGTTTTCGCGCGCAGCCGGCCTACTGGCTGGAAAGGTTCGGGATGTTTTGTTGTTCCGCATCGGGATTGGCATCGCCTGTTGCGGAGGCGTCGCCTTGCTCTTGTCCATTGTTCTTCAATTGGGGCTACCGGGCGTTCTGCCGACGCTGTTCCTCGTTGTCTCCAGTGTCGGTGTGGTGGGGACCATTGGATCGTCGCTCGCGATGCAGCAGCATGCGAAAAATGCCGGGAGCGCTGCAGCGCTCATTGGCGTCGCGCAGTTGTTGTTAGGTGCCGTCGCATCGCCGTTGGTTGGCTTCGGCAATCACCCGACTGCACTGCCGATGGGCATTGTGATCGCCATTTGCGACGTTGGCTCCGTGCTGACGTATGTGCTGCTGGTCTTGAGTGGGAAACGGGCTGTGCGCCGCATTGGTGCGATGGATGGCGAAGGATAA
- the pdhA gene encoding pyruvate dehydrogenase (acetyl-transferring) E1 component subunit alpha, producing the protein MSKTVSEHTVPYVQVLDENGNVTDNELLPNLTDDQLRELMKRMVFTRILDQRAIKLTRQGRLGFYAPVSGQEASMIGSEFATEKEDFVVPGYRDLPQSLYHGYPLYKLFLYSRGHQEGGRVPEDVNVIMPQIIIGAQIVQTAGIALGFKLKGEKHVTITYTGDGGTSQGDFYEGMNFAGAYQAPAVFFVQNNQYAISVPREKQTAAETLAQKAIAAGIPGVQVDGMDILGVYAATKQAVDRARAGEGPTMIEAVTFRYGPHTMSGDDPTRYRTKETEATWEKRDPLVRFRSYLQAKGLWTDEEEQQFIEEAKDTINDALKQADAVEKMTIEGLIDAMFEEPTATLKRQRAEITGEGAN; encoded by the coding sequence ATGAGCAAGACGGTCTCCGAGCACACTGTTCCGTACGTCCAAGTGTTAGACGAGAATGGTAACGTGACCGACAACGAATTGCTTCCCAATTTAACTGACGACCAACTGCGAGAATTGATGAAACGCATGGTGTTCACGAGAATTCTCGACCAACGCGCCATCAAACTGACCCGCCAAGGGCGTCTTGGATTCTATGCACCCGTCTCAGGTCAAGAGGCGTCGATGATTGGCAGCGAGTTCGCTACCGAGAAAGAAGACTTCGTGGTGCCAGGCTATCGTGACCTTCCACAGTCGCTGTACCATGGATATCCATTGTACAAATTGTTCCTGTATTCCCGAGGCCATCAAGAAGGCGGTCGCGTACCTGAAGACGTGAACGTCATCATGCCGCAAATCATCATCGGTGCCCAAATCGTCCAGACAGCGGGTATCGCCCTCGGCTTTAAGCTCAAAGGGGAAAAACACGTAACCATCACGTACACAGGTGACGGCGGCACCTCCCAAGGCGACTTCTATGAAGGAATGAACTTTGCTGGCGCATATCAAGCACCGGCAGTGTTCTTCGTCCAAAACAACCAATACGCCATTTCCGTTCCGCGGGAAAAGCAAACGGCTGCTGAAACGCTGGCGCAGAAAGCGATTGCCGCAGGTATCCCAGGTGTCCAAGTCGACGGCATGGACATTCTCGGCGTATACGCAGCGACCAAGCAGGCGGTCGATAGAGCGCGTGCTGGCGAAGGTCCAACCATGATTGAAGCGGTTACGTTCCGGTACGGTCCACACACGATGTCCGGTGACGACCCAACGCGTTATCGCACCAAGGAAACCGAGGCGACGTGGGAAAAGCGGGATCCGCTCGTGCGCTTCCGCAGCTATCTGCAGGCCAAGGGGCTGTGGACAGACGAGGAAGAACAGCAGTTCATCGAAGAGGCAAAGGACACCATCAACGATGCACTGAAACAAGCGGACGCTGTCGAAAAAATGACAATCGAAGGCCTCATCGACGCGATGTTCGAGGAGCCGACCGCGACATTGAAGCGCCAACGTGCTGAAATCACTGGCGAGGGGGCGAACTGA